In Flavobacterium sp. N1736, the following are encoded in one genomic region:
- a CDS encoding GNAT family N-acetyltransferase — MELKIRELTTIQDMLENIETIRFLYPNISVEKYEDYLSQMVPHNYIQIGVFESGICLGITGCWSATKLWTGKYLEIDNFVVNPEFRSRGIGKLLTDYIEQKAIDLDCSSIVLDAFTGNFAAHRFYYNQGYGPKGFHFVKILDEKKLTV; from the coding sequence ATGGAATTAAAAATACGAGAACTTACTACAATTCAGGATATGTTGGAAAATATTGAAACCATACGATTTCTTTATCCCAATATTTCCGTTGAGAAATATGAAGATTATCTTTCTCAAATGGTACCACACAATTATATCCAGATTGGAGTTTTTGAAAGTGGAATTTGTCTTGGAATTACCGGATGTTGGTCTGCAACTAAGTTATGGACAGGTAAATATCTTGAAATAGATAATTTTGTTGTTAATCCTGAGTTTCGTTCCAGAGGAATTGGAAAATTGCTTACAGATTATATCGAACAAAAAGCCATAGATTTAGATTGCAGCAGTATTGTTTTGGACGCTTTTACAGGAAATTTTGCTGCACATCGTTTTTACTACAATCAGGGTTATGGTCCAAAAGGATTTCATTTTGTTAAAATTCTGGACGAAAAAAAATTAACCGTATAA
- a CDS encoding T9SS type B sorting domain-containing protein — MKLLNVKLFLFLFLLFPLKNIFSQNVTIPLVKIKDHKENTAVINIDCDYDFLPNNGIQLIAQYPEIRETNSYNVSSVDYAPVGDFDRGEKVFNISESDDVYSKIINLPFAFCFYGNLYSQIIISDNGIVNFNTLLTEQKSDRAPSGSIPNGLTRNSIFGVFHDMQGVDKILYRQEGNFPNRKFIINYNNLPQYGYGVAGKSSTSQIVLYETTNIIDVYVKDRFKNEGSNSVIDGNSFQKNAAIGLTNYDSSAGIAAPGRDSGNWEAHNEAWRFTPNGNTNIAIQWFNDGSEITGTRNLENILVYPTQNAKYEVTVTYNLCTPVWVTDTIEVQFSQDFPTAKEITTAAFCVNNGESYTLDLTLYEPEINPDSSLSFSYFEDQNLTIPISDSKNAYSFSNNKTIYVKVLKSGVCYSTTKLNLKLNKKPIITPNQFFEKCDENNDGKETINLNTLGITGLNGITYKYFESQEAANNGNPEITNYTAYPLDVNGESDNTKTLYLRVWNTSYNDPDCYTIVPFKIKLKQYIKVKTPDKAFLICNVTEGQLIKNYNLTQHEAQLLDSPITGINLEYYTNSSYAASYKILNPASATLTMNTTIYVKATAVGYCDAYTQISLAADDDCDGSPGGGGGGGGGTATGPGGPGGGGGAICDTNETSFTVNLDVDYLKFYLQGGLTLSDITLIGFYDSANNSLLTDMAPYTYIFSPPFFKVVQARYKINNSGIESYVNFPVSASKKATINPSTFEICDIYNDGKEIITIKSNYDPKPKWQMALEAEYPGATIHFFAALEDLNNYEADPSNITKIITDINLIRSQTTIYVYVKYYGCIYTHELNFNLVPIIEKSINPAYVVCDFDDDKKEIVDIIKISNNETDIKNELSATQLSKLQTPIRYYRTLVQAHSGATNYISNLTNFEINPLQMSVFARLNINEECPVIVEVKFQFTTAVALPVLKNLLICDVNNDNQEFVNLNEGLVSSDPNAEITLYATLSAAEAGNEGSPFFISNILAVNYLVTVSPTTIYVRVYDKITTCWKIVSFNVNLIKTPVLTNTIIKSCDFENDGKELLTASYIKDQLIANNPSLSAGMVYKFYKTQAESIANTTSLIAAIEGTSANSVWVNVAQNIGDCPIIVELKFDLVKSPELETKPLVYTICNNNTGNENAAIKENVILDKYRDDILGFPITANHTFTYYDTSENDAIAGGSFGKVSSAYTITSFPKTIWVRVIYTPTGCFSIKPIIFEQTPSLENVIIDSEIIACGNGEMSKEVDLRNYPPQMITASSNLNDFAISYHNSRANAVNNVILNLDITRFIATSKSEIWIKFASKATGCYIIKKLSVIIYDTPKAQDIYEAVCDETDGKLDGEYVIPDLHVFKTRIINGESNLENLYIYTYYKNQLDAVAGNGNTVNNLNYTFTEADVLSGNFSDSHTIYARIDKKDNTGCFSVVGIQFQINKKVSVNSIQPELFKCDESDNDGKINFDLSSVKLNISTDTNVGFKYYPTKNDAQNSTNEIINFTNWRNLNIYEHIVYVRVNAAGYCDNIASIKLKIYPYIKANDYISASICEFESDGKTESILNLLDEVKHMTSQINSIPEYSNLLDDLEIVFYTNLSDAQNPTLINSIPKSNLSNYNIHVGITEIWVRFQSKTTNCFEIKKLTLKKLKAPEIKIELTPFRCSIDNELLDAVVKLNPIKENELYSYSFDNGTTFSNTKNSIAVNSEQTINYIIKDENGCKVTGSVFVPGYNPPRDLEISATPIYCNTIGAVATVTVNNIIGATTGSLYTYEIINPIGIAQPNSTGIFSGLSPGTYQIKATDNVSKCSVTKSIEVLKAPQINIDVQSHIDIMCNGKNTGSISFIVSNFISSTNYTYELIPNISGLTSSQTGNLISFADLSKGKYTFSVTDNISGCTDQVNFLINEPPPLIFTGNAIDITCNGANDGKIKITATGGTGLIKYAISPNLSQFEDKFEFDNLSPGTYQILAQDELGCSGSEQLILEIKEPDVLQAKVINPVLQEICEGDKNGEFSISIFGGTLPYSVSLDNSDGPYKEIPDSQYDFTELVGGKKYKVFIKDAVGCITEIEVNMENAVIFKPQTEITYYCIKNETINSVTISIQADNIDLDDIDYALDNTTTYQRDNVFKNIAPGVHTIRARHTNGCEQTTLPFTVKDIQPLRLTLNNGALNEIVATVTGGQAPYKYSFSEKSFSTINKLIFYQSQIYIVTVTDKNGCTTTVSKYFEYIDLCIPNHFTPNGDGINDEWEPGCSVNFKNLTYTIVDRYGRIIANYKLGQKWDGKYNGNELPSGDYWYILKLNDSKDDREFTGHFTLYR, encoded by the coding sequence ATGAAATTACTAAATGTCAAACTATTCCTTTTTCTGTTCTTATTATTTCCTTTAAAGAATATTTTTTCGCAAAATGTTACTATTCCTTTGGTAAAAATAAAAGATCACAAAGAAAACACGGCTGTAATAAATATTGATTGTGATTATGATTTTTTACCTAATAATGGAATTCAACTAATTGCGCAATATCCTGAGATAAGAGAAACAAACAGCTATAATGTATCTTCTGTTGATTATGCTCCGGTTGGAGATTTTGATAGAGGAGAAAAGGTTTTTAATATTAGTGAGAGTGATGATGTTTATAGCAAAATTATAAACTTACCGTTTGCCTTTTGTTTTTACGGTAATTTATATTCACAAATTATAATAAGTGATAACGGAATAGTAAATTTTAATACTCTTTTGACAGAACAGAAGTCTGATCGTGCTCCTTCTGGGTCGATTCCTAATGGACTTACCAGAAATTCTATTTTCGGAGTTTTTCATGATATGCAAGGTGTAGATAAGATATTATATAGACAAGAAGGAAATTTTCCTAACAGAAAATTTATTATTAATTATAATAATCTCCCACAGTATGGTTATGGAGTGGCTGGTAAAAGTTCCACTTCGCAAATTGTTTTATATGAAACAACCAACATAATAGATGTGTATGTAAAAGACCGCTTTAAAAATGAAGGTAGTAATTCTGTCATTGATGGAAATTCATTTCAAAAAAATGCAGCTATAGGTCTTACTAATTACGACTCAAGCGCAGGAATTGCTGCTCCTGGACGAGATAGCGGAAATTGGGAAGCTCATAATGAAGCATGGAGGTTTACTCCAAATGGAAATACCAATATTGCTATACAATGGTTTAATGATGGAAGTGAAATTACAGGAACACGAAATTTGGAAAACATACTGGTTTATCCCACTCAAAATGCAAAATATGAAGTAACCGTAACTTATAATTTGTGTACTCCAGTTTGGGTTACAGATACTATAGAAGTACAATTTTCTCAGGATTTCCCAACCGCGAAAGAAATTACAACAGCTGCCTTTTGCGTAAATAATGGCGAAAGTTATACGCTGGATTTAACTTTGTATGAACCAGAAATAAATCCCGATTCGTCACTTTCCTTCTCTTATTTTGAAGATCAAAATCTTACAATTCCAATATCTGATTCTAAAAATGCGTATTCTTTTTCGAATAATAAAACAATATATGTCAAGGTATTAAAAAGTGGAGTTTGTTACAGTACCACAAAGTTAAATCTGAAATTAAATAAAAAACCGATAATTACTCCGAATCAATTCTTTGAAAAATGTGATGAAAATAATGATGGAAAAGAAACCATTAATTTAAATACTCTGGGCATTACGGGGTTAAATGGAATTACTTATAAATATTTTGAATCTCAGGAAGCTGCTAATAATGGTAATCCTGAAATAACCAATTATACGGCTTATCCTTTAGATGTTAACGGAGAATCTGATAATACAAAAACCTTGTATTTACGAGTATGGAATACTTCATATAATGATCCGGATTGCTATACTATTGTTCCATTTAAAATAAAACTAAAACAGTATATAAAAGTAAAAACACCAGATAAAGCTTTTTTAATTTGTAATGTAACGGAGGGGCAATTAATAAAAAATTATAATTTAACTCAGCATGAAGCACAACTTCTGGATTCTCCAATTACAGGAATAAACCTTGAATATTATACTAATTCCAGTTATGCTGCTTCTTATAAAATACTCAATCCTGCTTCTGCAACTTTGACTATGAATACTACTATTTATGTAAAGGCAACAGCTGTTGGTTATTGTGATGCATATACGCAAATTTCACTTGCAGCAGATGATGATTGTGACGGCTCGCCTGGCGGAGGTGGCGGTGGCGGAGGAGGAACAGCAACTGGTCCCGGCGGTCCCGGCGGTGGTGGTGGCGCTATTTGTGATACAAATGAAACTTCATTTACAGTGAATCTGGATGTAGATTATCTCAAATTCTATTTACAGGGAGGATTGACTTTATCCGATATTACCCTGATTGGGTTTTATGATTCTGCCAACAATTCCCTGCTTACGGATATGGCTCCTTATACTTATATTTTTTCACCTCCTTTTTTTAAAGTAGTTCAGGCACGATATAAAATAAATAATAGCGGGATAGAATCGTATGTCAATTTTCCGGTAAGTGCATCAAAAAAAGCAACAATAAATCCGAGCACTTTTGAAATATGTGATATCTATAATGACGGAAAAGAAATCATTACTATAAAGTCAAATTACGATCCAAAACCAAAATGGCAAATGGCATTGGAAGCAGAATATCCCGGAGCAACAATACATTTTTTTGCTGCCTTGGAAGATTTGAATAATTATGAAGCTGACCCAAGTAATATTACTAAAATTATAACCGACATAAATTTAATTCGTTCCCAGACAACGATATATGTTTATGTAAAATATTATGGTTGTATTTATACCCATGAACTAAATTTTAATCTGGTTCCTATTATCGAAAAATCAATAAATCCTGCTTATGTAGTTTGTGATTTTGATGATGATAAAAAAGAAATTGTAGACATAATTAAAATAAGTAATAATGAAACAGATATAAAAAATGAACTGTCAGCCACACAATTAAGCAAATTACAAACTCCAATACGATACTATCGAACTTTGGTTCAAGCTCATTCAGGAGCAACAAATTATATTTCTAATCTCACTAATTTTGAGATCAATCCTTTGCAAATGTCTGTATTTGCAAGACTCAACATAAATGAGGAATGTCCTGTTATAGTTGAAGTTAAATTTCAGTTTACTACTGCTGTAGCTTTGCCTGTTCTTAAAAACTTACTTATATGTGATGTAAATAATGATAATCAGGAATTTGTGAATTTAAATGAAGGACTGGTAAGCAGTGATCCAAATGCTGAAATTACTTTATACGCTACTTTGTCTGCCGCAGAGGCAGGAAATGAAGGTTCACCATTTTTTATTTCTAATATATTGGCAGTAAATTATCTGGTAACGGTTTCTCCCACGACTATTTATGTTCGGGTATACGATAAAATTACTACCTGTTGGAAAATAGTATCTTTTAATGTCAATCTTATTAAAACTCCGGTACTTACTAATACCATTATTAAAAGTTGTGATTTTGAAAATGATGGTAAGGAACTTTTAACCGCTAGTTATATAAAGGATCAACTTATTGCTAACAATCCAAGTCTTTCAGCCGGTATGGTTTATAAATTTTATAAAACGCAGGCAGAATCCATAGCTAACACAACATCTTTGATTGCTGCTATTGAAGGAACTTCAGCTAATTCTGTTTGGGTTAATGTTGCTCAAAATATCGGAGATTGCCCAATAATAGTTGAACTGAAATTTGATCTGGTAAAGTCTCCCGAATTAGAAACAAAACCGCTGGTTTATACAATTTGTAATAATAATACAGGGAATGAAAATGCTGCAATTAAAGAAAATGTGATATTAGATAAATACAGAGATGATATTTTAGGATTTCCAATAACTGCTAATCATACATTTACTTATTATGACACTTCTGAAAATGATGCTATTGCAGGAGGAAGTTTTGGCAAAGTATCTTCTGCTTATACGATAACTTCATTTCCTAAAACAATTTGGGTGAGAGTAATTTATACACCAACCGGATGTTTTTCTATCAAACCAATTATTTTCGAACAAACTCCTTCTCTGGAAAATGTTATCATAGATTCTGAAATTATTGCGTGCGGAAATGGAGAAATGTCTAAGGAAGTTGATTTACGAAATTACCCTCCACAAATGATAACAGCATCTTCAAACCTAAATGATTTTGCCATAAGTTATCACAACTCACGAGCTAATGCAGTAAATAATGTTATTTTAAATCTGGACATAACACGATTTATCGCAACCAGTAAAAGTGAAATCTGGATAAAATTTGCCTCTAAAGCAACGGGGTGCTATATCATTAAAAAATTGAGTGTAATTATTTATGATACTCCTAAAGCACAGGATATATATGAGGCCGTTTGCGATGAAACGGATGGGAAACTGGATGGAGAATATGTCATTCCTGATTTACATGTTTTTAAAACCCGAATAATTAACGGAGAATCTAATCTTGAAAATCTATACATCTATACTTATTATAAAAACCAACTTGATGCTGTTGCAGGAAACGGAAATACAGTTAATAATTTAAATTATACTTTTACAGAAGCAGATGTACTATCCGGAAATTTTTCCGATTCCCATACTATTTATGCACGTATTGACAAAAAAGATAATACCGGATGTTTCTCTGTTGTAGGTATACAATTCCAGATTAATAAAAAAGTTTCTGTAAATTCAATCCAGCCGGAGCTTTTTAAATGTGATGAATCAGACAATGACGGAAAAATAAATTTTGATTTAAGTTCTGTAAAACTCAACATTTCTACAGACACAAATGTTGGATTTAAATATTATCCTACCAAAAATGACGCGCAAAATAGCACCAATGAAATAATCAACTTTACCAATTGGAGAAATCTAAATATTTACGAACATATTGTATATGTCAGGGTTAATGCCGCTGGTTATTGTGATAATATTGCTTCAATCAAACTAAAAATATACCCGTATATTAAGGCAAATGATTACATAAGCGCGAGTATTTGTGAATTTGAATCTGACGGAAAAACAGAAAGTATTTTAAATCTATTGGATGAAGTTAAGCATATGACTTCTCAGATCAATAGCATTCCTGAATATTCTAATTTGCTGGACGATTTAGAAATTGTTTTTTATACTAATTTATCTGATGCGCAAAACCCAACACTCATCAATTCAATTCCAAAATCGAATTTGTCGAACTATAATATTCATGTGGGAATAACAGAAATTTGGGTCCGATTTCAAAGTAAAACAACAAATTGCTTCGAGATTAAAAAACTGACCTTAAAGAAGTTAAAAGCTCCGGAAATTAAAATAGAATTAACTCCGTTTAGATGTTCTATTGACAATGAGTTGCTTGATGCTGTTGTAAAACTTAATCCAATTAAAGAAAATGAATTATATAGTTATAGTTTCGATAATGGAACTACTTTCTCTAATACAAAAAATTCTATTGCTGTAAATTCTGAACAAACAATAAACTATATCATTAAAGATGAAAACGGTTGTAAAGTTACAGGTAGTGTGTTTGTTCCTGGGTATAATCCTCCAAGAGATTTAGAAATTTCAGCAACGCCTATCTATTGTAATACTATTGGTGCTGTTGCAACAGTTACTGTAAATAATATAATAGGCGCAACAACTGGTTCTTTATATACTTACGAAATTATAAATCCTATTGGGATTGCTCAACCAAATTCTACAGGGATTTTTTCAGGATTATCACCAGGCACTTATCAAATTAAGGCAACTGATAATGTTTCAAAATGTTCCGTAACAAAATCTATTGAAGTTTTAAAAGCACCACAAATTAATATAGATGTACAATCACATATTGATATAATGTGCAATGGCAAAAATACAGGATCAATATCTTTTATCGTAAGCAACTTTATATCTTCAACTAATTATACGTATGAGCTTATACCTAATATATCAGGATTAACATCTTCTCAAACAGGGAATCTAATATCTTTTGCAGATTTATCAAAAGGGAAATATACTTTCAGCGTTACCGATAATATATCAGGATGTACTGATCAGGTCAATTTTTTAATCAATGAACCACCGCCTCTTATCTTTACTGGCAACGCAATTGATATTACTTGTAATGGAGCTAATGACGGTAAAATTAAAATTACAGCCACAGGCGGAACTGGTCTTATTAAATATGCTATCTCCCCAAACTTATCACAGTTTGAAGATAAATTTGAGTTTGATAACTTATCTCCCGGTACTTATCAAATTTTAGCTCAGGACGAATTAGGTTGTTCAGGAAGCGAACAATTAATTTTAGAAATAAAGGAACCAGATGTTTTACAAGCCAAAGTTATTAATCCAGTGTTACAGGAAATTTGTGAAGGAGATAAAAATGGTGAATTTAGTATTTCAATTTTTGGAGGAACTCTTCCATATAGTGTGAGTCTTGATAATTCAGACGGACCTTATAAAGAGATCCCAGATTCACAATATGATTTTACAGAACTTGTTGGTGGTAAAAAATATAAGGTCTTTATTAAAGATGCCGTCGGTTGTATAACAGAAATTGAAGTGAATATGGAAAACGCTGTCATATTTAAACCTCAAACAGAAATCACTTATTATTGTATAAAAAATGAAACAATAAATTCTGTAACTATTTCAATTCAGGCAGATAACATTGATTTAGATGATATCGATTATGCATTAGATAATACAACTACATATCAACGTGATAATGTATTTAAAAATATTGCACCCGGAGTACATACAATCAGAGCCAGACATACAAATGGTTGTGAACAAACAACATTGCCATTCACCGTAAAGGATATTCAACCTTTAAGATTAACATTGAATAATGGAGCATTAAATGAAATTGTAGCAACAGTTACCGGTGGTCAAGCACCATATAAATACTCATTTAGTGAAAAATCCTTTAGCACAATTAATAAATTAATTTTTTATCAATCTCAAATTTATATTGTTACGGTAACAGATAAAAATGGATGTACGACTACAGTTTCAAAATATTTTGAATATATTGATCTTTGTATTCCTAATCATTTTACACCAAATGGTGATGGGATTAATGATGAATGGGAACCTGGATGTTCAGTAAATTTTAAAAACTTAACCTACACTATCGTAGATAGATATGGTAGAATAATAGCTAATTATAAGTTAGGTCAAAAATGGGATGGAAAATATAATGGTAATGAATTACCATCTGGAGATTACTGGTATATATTAAAGCTCAACGACTCTAAAGATGACAGAGAGTTTACAGGACATTTTACCCTTTACAGATAA
- a CDS encoding sugar phosphate nucleotidyltransferase — MKIIVPMAGRGSRLRPHTLTVPKPLIPVAGKSIVHRLVEDIAKILKEPIEEVAFILGDPAFFGDDLVASLEELAGSLGAKASIYRQDLPLGTGHAIMCAKESLSGPAVIAYADTLIRADFELDPSADAVIWVKQVDQPEAFGVVKLNNNNEIVELVEKPKEFVSDLAVIGIYYFKEVGDLKKELQGVLDNNIQNGGEYQINDGIKAMMANGKVFKTGSVDEWMDCGNKDVTVETNTRMLGFLHNDGEHLVDYDVTLENSTIIPPCFIGENVVLKNATVGPNVSLGKGCHVIDSSIKNSLVQTYSQIKNANLDNAMIGNHVSYDGKFTSISIGDYSVLE; from the coding sequence ATGAAAATAATCGTTCCAATGGCGGGTCGAGGATCAAGACTTAGGCCACATACATTAACTGTTCCAAAACCATTAATTCCGGTTGCAGGAAAATCTATAGTACATCGTTTAGTTGAAGATATTGCAAAAATATTAAAAGAACCAATCGAAGAAGTGGCTTTTATTTTAGGAGACCCTGCTTTTTTTGGCGATGATCTTGTAGCAAGTTTAGAAGAATTGGCAGGAAGTTTAGGAGCAAAAGCGTCTATTTACCGTCAGGATTTACCTTTAGGAACCGGACATGCCATTATGTGTGCCAAAGAATCTCTATCAGGTCCGGCAGTTATAGCCTATGCAGATACATTAATACGTGCAGATTTTGAATTAGATCCTTCGGCAGATGCTGTGATTTGGGTAAAACAAGTAGATCAGCCGGAAGCATTTGGCGTTGTAAAATTAAACAACAACAATGAAATCGTAGAATTGGTTGAGAAACCAAAAGAATTTGTTAGCGATTTGGCCGTTATCGGAATATACTATTTTAAAGAAGTTGGAGATTTGAAAAAAGAACTTCAGGGCGTTTTGGATAATAATATTCAAAATGGTGGTGAATATCAGATCAATGACGGAATCAAAGCAATGATGGCTAACGGAAAAGTTTTTAAAACCGGAAGCGTAGATGAATGGATGGATTGCGGAAATAAAGATGTAACTGTAGAGACTAATACAAGAATGTTAGGGTTTTTACACAATGATGGTGAGCATTTAGTAGATTATGACGTAACTTTAGAAAACTCAACCATTATTCCGCCTTGTTTTATTGGCGAAAATGTAGTGTTGAAAAATGCAACCGTGGGTCCAAATGTTTCTTTAGGAAAAGGATGTCATGTTATCGACAGTTCAATAAAAAACAGTTTAGTACAAACGTATTCGCAAATAAAAAATGCTAACCTGGACAATGCAATGATTGGAAACCACGTTAGTTATGATGGTAAGTTTACAAGTATTAGCATTGGTGATTATTCTGTTTTAGAATAA
- a CDS encoding lipopolysaccharide biosynthesis protein, with protein MGLYKSLFKQTAIYGLATVLPRMLSFLLVRLYTGILPTAEYGEVSIVLSWMVFFNVVLSYGMETAFFRFYSAEEDKKNVIATSTISIFWSSIGFLFAALIFRNTLANWAEVDAQYITYSVWILVLDALVLVPFSKLRANQRPMVYAAIKIGNVFINMLLNFFFLIYLPKLAASHPNSVWDNLYVENFQIAYIFIANLLASLATFVVLSPNYLSLGRKFDPVLWKKMMKYGLPILVAGLAFAVNEHFDKILLGYLLPENLAKSEVGAYSACYKLGLFMVLFATAFRLGIEPFFFSHSKNENAPQTYAVITKYFVIFGSLILLGVIVFADVLKYLLLDNKSYWEAMKVVPLIILANFFLGIYNNLSVWYKLTDQTKIGAYISIVGAIVTLVLNYILIPKYSYYGSAIATISAYGSMMLISYILGNKYYPIPYDMNKIGAYLGISILFSAISFYGFRENYFVGIPLLLAFIYFVYHNEKDTIKGIMNRK; from the coding sequence TTGGGATTATATAAAAGTCTATTCAAACAAACTGCTATTTACGGATTAGCAACAGTATTACCCCGAATGCTAAGTTTTTTATTAGTACGACTGTATACCGGGATTTTACCAACTGCAGAATACGGAGAAGTTTCGATTGTTTTATCCTGGATGGTTTTCTTTAACGTTGTACTTTCTTATGGAATGGAAACGGCTTTTTTTAGGTTTTACAGCGCCGAAGAAGACAAGAAAAATGTCATTGCAACATCAACAATATCAATATTTTGGTCGTCGATCGGGTTTCTTTTTGCGGCATTAATATTTAGAAATACCTTAGCAAACTGGGCCGAAGTTGACGCGCAATATATAACCTATTCAGTTTGGATATTAGTTTTGGATGCTCTGGTTTTAGTACCATTTTCAAAATTAAGAGCCAACCAGAGACCAATGGTTTATGCAGCAATTAAGATTGGAAATGTGTTCATTAATATGTTGCTGAATTTCTTCTTTTTAATATACTTGCCAAAATTGGCAGCGTCACATCCAAATTCTGTTTGGGATAATTTATATGTAGAAAATTTCCAGATTGCGTATATTTTCATTGCAAATCTGTTGGCAAGTTTAGCCACTTTTGTAGTGCTTTCGCCGAATTATCTTTCACTTGGCAGAAAATTTGATCCAGTACTTTGGAAAAAAATGATGAAATACGGTTTACCAATTTTGGTTGCCGGACTTGCATTTGCAGTTAATGAACATTTTGATAAAATTTTGCTTGGATATTTATTACCAGAAAATTTAGCCAAGTCAGAAGTGGGGGCTTATTCTGCCTGCTATAAATTAGGTTTATTTATGGTTTTGTTTGCAACCGCTTTCAGATTAGGAATTGAGCCATTCTTTTTTAGCCACTCAAAAAACGAAAATGCACCACAAACATATGCTGTAATCACCAAATATTTTGTGATTTTTGGTTCGTTGATTCTATTGGGAGTTATTGTTTTTGCAGATGTTTTAAAATATCTTTTGCTGGATAATAAATCATATTGGGAAGCCATGAAAGTGGTACCTTTAATTATTCTGGCCAATTTCTTTTTAGGAATTTACAACAATTTATCCGTTTGGTATAAGTTAACAGATCAAACAAAAATTGGCGCTTACATTTCTATAGTTGGTGCTATTGTAACATTGGTTTTAAATTATATATTAATTCCAAAATACAGTTATTACGGCTCAGCAATCGCAACAATTTCAGCTTATGGAAGTATGATGTTAATCTCATACATTTTAGGAAATAAATATTATCCAATACCTTATGATATGAATAAAATTGGAGCATATTTAGGAATTTCAATTTTGTTTTCGGCTATTTCTTTTTATGGATTTAGAGAAAATTATTTTGTTGGAATTCCGTTATTATTAGCTTTTATATATTTTGTTTATCATAACGAAAAAGACACCATTAAAGGAATTATGAATAGAAAGTAG
- the dut gene encoding dUTP diphosphatase: MKIQIINKSQHALPNYETIASAGMDLRANLTESIVLKPLERTIVKTGLFIELPIGYEAQVRPRSGLAAKKGVTVLNSPGTVDADYRGEIGVILVNLSNDEFVIENGERIAQLIIAKHERAEWMEVAELSETSRGEGGFGSTGVK, from the coding sequence ATGAAAATACAAATAATCAATAAGTCACAACACGCATTACCAAATTACGAAACAATTGCTTCGGCAGGAATGGATTTACGTGCCAATTTAACCGAATCAATAGTTTTAAAACCATTAGAAAGAACCATCGTAAAAACAGGACTTTTTATCGAATTGCCAATTGGTTATGAAGCGCAAGTGCGACCAAGAAGCGGCTTGGCAGCAAAAAAAGGAGTAACGGTTTTAAATTCTCCCGGAACTGTCGATGCTGATTACAGAGGCGAAATAGGCGTAATTTTAGTAAATTTATCTAATGATGAATTTGTAATCGAAAACGGAGAACGAATTGCACAATTGATTATTGCCAAACATGAAAGAGCAGAATGGATGGAAGTTGCAGAACTTTCTGAAACTTCAAGAGGCGAAGGCGGTTTTGGAAGCACAGGAGTTAAGTAG